The following proteins come from a genomic window of Lolium rigidum isolate FL_2022 chromosome 5, APGP_CSIRO_Lrig_0.1, whole genome shotgun sequence:
- the LOC124656776 gene encoding serpin-Z2A-like: MEKEARPSKKARSSVDSAGLTALALRLANTFSEGKNIIFSPFSIFTALGLVAAGARGRTLEELLDVLGASSREEVAEIVRGLAESALATGGSGPLTITSACSVWHQEGFALKTAYRDAAVESYKAEARAVDFHGDPEGSREVINNWVADATNKLITSVLPPGSVHRYIMLVLANAMYFKGKWEDRFHRSLTKDADFYPLDGSPVRVPFMTAGRLPTSDTEDEFCLEEEEEVKYFIACHDGFQVLKLPYQAVNGGRYSMCVFLPDAHDGLPSLASEMASSGTAFLFDHLPTTRSSVRNLLLPRFKLSFSCSMKNTLESFGLRAAFSVEADLSYMAADDSGRDMKLRVEDVFHTAVVEVNEEGTEAAASIAATRVRYCATRMPLDFIADHPFAFFIVEELSGAVLFAGHVLDPSKNSE, encoded by the exons ATGGAGAAGGAGGCGCGGCCAAGCAAGAAGGCTCGTAGTTCCGTCGACTCCGCCGGCCTGACGGCGCTGGCCCTCCGCCTCGCCAATACGTTCTCCGAGGGGAAGAATATTATTTTCTCGCCCTTCTCCATCTTCACGGCGCTGGGCCTAGTGGCGGCTGGCGCTCGGGGCAGAACCCTTGAGGAGCTCCTCGACGTGCTTGGCGCATCGTCGCGCGAGGAGGTGGCGGAGATCGTGCGCGGCCTGGCGGAGAGCGCCCTCGCCACCGGCGGATCCGGGCCGCTGACCATCACGTCCGCGTGCAGCGTGTGGCATCAGGAAGGATTTGCACTGAAGACGGCCTACCGCGACGCCGCCGTCGAGTCCTACAAGGCGGAGGCACGAGCCGTCGACTTCCAC GGAGATCCGGAGGGTTCAAGGGAGGTAATCAACAATTGGGTTGCAGATGCCACGAACAAGCTCATCACGTCCGTTCTCCCTCCAGGGTCGGTGCACCGTTACATCATGCTCGTGCTGGCCAACGCCATGTATTTCAAGGGGAAGTGGGAGGATCGCTTCCACCGGAGCCTCACAAAGGACGCCGACTTCTACCCTCTGGACGGCAGCCCTGTCAGGGTGCCTTTCATGACCGCCGGGAGGCTTCCCACTTCcgacacggaggacgagttctgtctagaagaagaggaggaggtcaAGTACTTCATTGCCTGCCATGACGGTTTCCAGGTGCTCAAGCTCCCTTACCAGGCGGTGAACGGCGGGAGGTACTCGATGTGTGTCTTCCTCCCCGACGCACACGATGGTCTGCCTAGCCTGGCCAGCGAGATGGCATCCAGCGGCACCGCGTTTCTGTTCGACCACTTGCCCACGACGCGAAGCAGTGTGAGAAATCTCCTGCTACCCAGGTTTAAGCTGTCATTCTCCTGCAGCATGAAAAATACCCTCGAGAGCTTTGGGCTCCGGGCAGCATTCTCCGTGGAGGCCGATCTGTCTTACATGGCGGCGGACGACTCTGGCCGGGACATGAAGCTGCGGGTGGAGGACGTGTTCCACACGGCGGTCGTCGAGGTGAACGAGGAAGGTACAGAGGCGGCCGCTTCCATTGCCGCCACCCGCGTCCGCTACTGCGCCACCAGAATGCCTTTGGATTTCATTGCTGACCACCCGTTTGCGTTCTTCATTGTGGAGGAGCTGTCCGGCGCGGTGCTCTTcgcaggccacgtccttgatccgtCCAAGAACTCTGAGTAG
- the LOC124653297 gene encoding F-box/LRR-repeat protein 14-like, translated as MEDLPEAMLTEILKKITRTSDLNSISLVSKQLYKIEGHQRSAVRVASSLCTATEALKSLCPRFPNLRKVEIDYSGYWAPGHGNHFENNGLFVLSSNCSSLIDLTLSFCSNINDTGLGYLAYCKTLVSLRLNSAPQITSIGIFSVAVGCTSLSALHLIDCKKIDSVKWLEYLGRDGLLEELVVNNCKGINHHDLLKFGSGWMKLQKFEFEGYREIGGVAQRGLIYDPSYDAHSRDIYDFSCESLKDLRLAHIKTWPKIGLRVVLGKCKALEKLRLEYVHALNDNDMIALSRSCSNLKSISLWLNLQQYSSDVRYCETRTSFTDNSLYALALNCPMLQTVDLRFSGCAANRPSEIGFTQKAFLVFIQSCPIRVLVLNTANFLDDAGMKALSCSPFLETLELILCEAVTDAGMRFIAHTPCLSNLTLRLCHKVTDVGVAELRHAHKLESLVIDCCSKVSLQAAQGVTMLVHYSRDLSNALVKTIGFSSAN; from the coding sequence atggaggacctaccggaggctatGCTAACAGAGATTCTCAAGAAGATCACCAGGACCAGTGATCTGAATTCTATTTCCCTTGTGTCAAAGCAGCTCTACAAGATAGAGGGGCATCAAAGGAGTGCTGTCCGTGTTGCTTCCAGTCTTTGCACTGCTACGGAAGCACTGAAATCATTGTGCCCCCGGTTCCCAAATTTGCGGAAAGTGGAAATCGATTACTCTGGTTATTGGGCACCAGGACATGGAAATCATTTCGAGAACAATGGCCTCTTTGTGTTATCATCTAACTGTTCCTCGCTGATTGACCTCACCTTAAGCTTCTGCTCCAATATCAATGACACTGGGCTTGGTTATTTAGCTTATTGCAAGACATTGGTGTCTCTCAGGCTGAACTCGGCACCACAAATAACTTCAATAGGGATTTTCTCGGTTGCAGTTGGTTGCACGAGCCTATCTGCTCTTCACCTTATTGATTGCAAGAAAATCGACAGTGTAAAGTGGCTGGAATACCTTGGTAGGGATGGATTGTTGGAAGAGCTTGTAGTGAACAATTGCAAAGGAATCAATCATCATGATCTCCTAAAGTTTGGTTCAGGATGGATGAAGCTCCAGAAGTTTGAGTTTGAGGGGTACAGAGAAATAGGTGGCGTTGCTCAACGTGGTTTGATTTATGACCCCTCGTACGATGCTCACAGCAGGGATATATACGATTTCAGTTGTGAGAGTTTAAAGGATTTAAGATTGGCGCATATTAAAACTTGGCCAAAAATAGGACTTCGTGTTGTCCTAGGGAAGTGTAAAGCATTGGAGAAGCTTCGCCTTGAGTATGTTCATGCCCTGAATGATAATGACATGATTGCATTATCCCGGAGCTGCAGCAACCTTAAAAGCATCTCACTTTGGCTCAACCTTCAGCAATACTCTAGTGACGTGAGGTATTGTGAAACCAGAACATCATTTACTGACAACAGCCTTTATGCTCTAGCCCTAAACTGTCCTATGCTTCAGACCGTAGACCTCAGATTTTCAGGATGTGCTGCTAACAGACCGTCAGAAATAGGATTCACACAAAAGGCTTTTCTGGTGTTTATTCAGTCCTGCCCCATTCGGGTTCTGGTGCTAAATACTGCCAACTTCTTGGATGACGCGGGGATGAAGGCACTGTCGTGCTCACCATTTCTGGAGACGCTCGAGCTTATATTGTGTGAAGCGGTGACTGATGCTGGGATGCGCTTCATTGCACACACACCATGCTTGAGTAATCTCACACTTCGGTTGTGTCATAAGGTGACTGATGTTGGAGTGGCTGAACTGAGACATGCACATAAGTTAGAGTCTTTGGTCATTGATTGTTGTAGTAAGGTCTCTCTGCAAGCTGCACAGGGTGTTACCATGTTGGTTCACTACTCCAGGGACCTCTCAAACGCACTTGTGAAGACAATTGGTTTTTCAAGCGCCAATTAA
- the LOC124653298 gene encoding F-box/LRR-repeat protein 14-like: MEDLPEALVAEILKKITRTSDLNSLSLVSKQLYKMEGNQRGAIRVGSSLCTATKALKSLCARFPNLWKVEIDYSGWIPRHGKQLNNKGLFVFSSHCSSLTDLTLSFCSYIDDSGLGCLAYCKTLVSLRLKSAPEITSIGLFSVAVGCTSLSALHLIDCEKIHSVEWLEYLGRDGSLEELAVMNCKGINHHDLLKFGSGWMKLQKFEFEGNRGIYGLCQGDVVYDSLYDAHSKNIYEFCSESLTDLRLAHIKTSPEVGLRAVLGKCKALEKLRLHYVHALNDNDLIALSRSCSNLKSISLWLNLQRYSSDVRYCETRTSFTDNSLYALALNCRMLQIVDLRFTGCSSDWPSEIGFTQKGFLVLIQSCPIRVLVLNTANFFDDEGMKALSSSPYLETLELMMCEAVTDVGMRFIAHTPCLRNLTLRLCREVTDVGVAELGHAHKLETLVIDCCGKVSLQAAQGVTKLVQYSSDFSAAFMTVGLGDYC, encoded by the coding sequence ATGGAGGACCTACCAGAGGCTCTGGTGGCAGAGATTCTCAAGAAGATCACCAGGACCAGTGATCTGAATTCTCTTTCCCTTGTGTCGAAGCAGCTCTACAAGATGGAGGGGAATCAAAGGGGTGCTATCCGTGTTGGTTCCAGTCTTTGCACTGCTACAAAAGCACTGAAGTCATTGTGCGCCCGGTTCCCAAATTTGTGGAAGGTGGAAATCGATTACTCTGGTTGGATACCTAGACATGGAAAGCAGTTGAACAACAAAGGCCTTTTTGTGTTTTCATCTCACTGTTCCTCGCTGACTGACCTCACCTTAAGCTTCTGCTCATACATTGATGACTCTGGGCTTGGTTGCTTAGCTTATTGCAAGACATTGGTGTCTCTCAGGCTGAAATCCGCACCAGAAATAACTTCAATTGGGCTTTTCTCGGTTGCAGTTGGTTGCACGAGTCTATCTGCTCTCCACCTTATTGATTGCGAGAAAATCCACAGTGTAGAGTGGCTGGAATACCTTGGTAGGGATGGATCGTTGGAAGAGCTTGCAGTGATGAATTGCAAAGGAATCAATCATCATGACCTCCTAAAGTTTGGCTCGGGATGGATGAAGCTCCAGAAGTTTGAGTTTGAGGGGAATAGAGGAATATATGGTCTTTGTCAAGGTGATGTAGTCTATGACTCCTTGTACGATGCTCACAGCAAGAATATATATGAATTCTGCTCTGAGAGTTTGACGGATTTAAGGTTGGCACATATTAAAACTTCGCCAGAAGTAGGACTGCGTGCTGTCCTAGGAAAATGTAAAGCATTGGAGAAGCTTCGCCTTCACTATGTTCATGCCCTGAATGACAATGACTTGATTGCATTATCCCGGAGCTGTAGCAACCTTAAAAGCATCTCACTTTGGCTCAACCTTCAGCGCTACTCTAGTGACGTGAGATATTGTGAAACCAGGACATCATTTACTGATAACAGCCTTTATGCTCTAGCCCTAAACTGTCGTATGCTTCAGATCGTAGACCTCAGGTTTACTGGATGTTCTTCTGACTGGCCATCAGAAATAGGATTCACACAGAAGGGTTTTCTGGTGCTCATTCAGTCCTGTCCCATCCGTGTTCTCGTGCTAAATACTGCCAACTTCTTTGATGATGAGGGGATGAAGGCCCTGTCATCCTCACCATATCTGGAGACACTTGAACTTATGATGTGTGAAGCGGTAACTGATGTTGGGATGCGCTTCATTGCACACACCCCATGCTTGCGTAATCTCACACTTCGGTTGTGTCGTGAGGTGACTGATGTTGGAGTGGCTGAATTGGGACATGCACATAAGTTAGAGACTTTGGTCATTGATTGTTGTGGTAAGGTCTCTCTGCAAGCTGCACAGGGTGTTACCAAGTTAGTTCAGTACTCCAGCGACTTTTCAGCCGCCTTTATGACAGTTGGTTTGGGAGACTATTGCTGA